One sulfur-oxidizing endosymbiont of Gigantopelta aegis genomic region harbors:
- a CDS encoding transposase family protein, with protein MNFGLFKSLKKKHLSFSALKQAISLHFHAIKDSRVQGKCDYSQHDVLMSAFACMYFQDPSLSEFQKQMEEEQNQNNLRTLFNVEKIPKNSQLRDILDLIPSKTFAPAFKDLFERLRRHKHLEEYAILPNTLLCVIDGTQYYSSKQIHCDCCLHKEHRTGEITYSHAVLQGAIMHPIKNKCSLSCLKQYKIRMVQKTGL; from the coding sequence GTGAATTTTGGCCTCTTTAAGTCATTAAAAAAAAAACATTTAAGTTTTTCTGCCCTGAAACAGGCCATCTCACTGCACTTTCATGCAATCAAAGATAGCCGAGTACAAGGAAAGTGTGATTACAGTCAACATGATGTGCTTATGAGTGCTTTTGCCTGCATGTATTTTCAAGATCCCTCTTTAAGTGAATTTCAGAAACAGATGGAAGAGGAACAGAATCAAAATAATTTACGCACTCTTTTTAATGTTGAAAAAATTCCTAAAAATAGTCAACTAAGAGACATTTTGGATCTCATACCCTCTAAAACATTTGCACCTGCATTTAAAGATTTATTTGAACGACTCAGACGACATAAGCATCTTGAAGAGTATGCCATATTACCCAACACATTGCTTTGTGTTATTGATGGCACGCAATATTATTCCTCTAAGCAAATCCATTGTGACTGTTGTCTTCATAAAGAACATAGAACGGGTGAAATAACCTACAGTCATGCTGTTTTACAAGGTGCCATTATGCACCCGATAAAAAACAAGTGCTCCCTGTCATGCCTGAAGCAATACAAAATACGGATGGTACAAAAAACAGGATTGTGA
- a CDS encoding phage tail protein, with protein sequence MYREQDKTQDLKKFLAGSGLLLDQIQATLLQRYADIFPDSDQAFDLDSQSWLLPYIASLLDVRLVSPTLDGQRAEIANAISWRKAKGTLSVVEAIAEKVGGMEVVVHEGWKRVASTARLNMPVLPLSTYGYKDNAHNRRYEVDFKSFQGSGISLTNPIGQYDHAPLWARHPGLPAGTVDLRCQGGAVKADVNNPAARHSNIAAKQYHWRQSCLHGAQTCRSGHSVLPVDSLQTDWIPGYFDDPSVRTVDFRRSNWRQGHFHPKKILLFSATHAGFFPKVSPERSFIWSNSLAQDSDFLEHVSVERVVDKITFRNKSLDETHFKPLKIRQRVMLEQVPSGTGPVNPSIWRFEGIIFSHTIEVDSGRLELFRCAVLAAEVHSTDLQTPVLTADDCLFKRVQAAKGLIRMQYSTVLTTTIAENLQASACIFSGLIRRHHDPDSLPGEGCVRYSTVLAEQSCGALRFYQHHKLSAVFYSNDYGQPGCAVLHPATRDEIAMGAEDGSEMGAYHHLHLMARQQAVIKKLADFIPVGMTPVIIPDASLHDLPG encoded by the coding sequence GTGTATCGAGAGCAAGATAAAACTCAGGATCTCAAGAAGTTTCTTGCCGGCTCAGGTCTTTTATTAGATCAAATTCAGGCTACTTTATTACAACGTTATGCTGATATTTTTCCCGATTCAGACCAAGCGTTTGACCTTGATTCTCAAAGCTGGTTATTGCCCTATATTGCGTCACTATTGGATGTACGTCTTGTTTCACCTACTCTGGATGGGCAACGAGCAGAAATTGCCAATGCAATCTCATGGCGAAAGGCCAAAGGCACACTGAGTGTAGTCGAAGCCATTGCAGAAAAAGTAGGTGGTATGGAAGTTGTGGTACATGAAGGCTGGAAGCGTGTTGCAAGTACCGCACGGCTTAATATGCCTGTACTGCCATTAAGTACCTATGGTTATAAAGACAATGCCCACAATCGTCGCTATGAAGTTGATTTCAAGTCTTTTCAAGGCTCAGGAATATCACTGACAAATCCAATAGGACAGTATGATCATGCCCCCTTATGGGCAAGACATCCCGGCCTACCTGCAGGAACCGTTGATTTAAGATGTCAGGGCGGGGCAGTTAAAGCTGACGTAAATAATCCGGCGGCCAGACATAGCAATATTGCAGCCAAGCAATATCATTGGCGTCAAAGTTGTTTACATGGTGCGCAAACGTGTCGTTCTGGACATAGTGTTTTACCCGTTGACTCACTACAGACAGATTGGATCCCAGGTTATTTTGATGACCCATCAGTGAGGACTGTTGATTTCAGGCGTTCTAATTGGCGACAGGGGCATTTTCACCCGAAGAAAATACTCTTGTTTTCAGCAACTCATGCGGGATTTTTTCCAAAAGTTAGTCCTGAGAGAAGTTTTATCTGGAGTAATTCTTTGGCCCAAGACAGTGATTTTTTAGAACATGTATCAGTTGAGAGAGTCGTCGATAAAATTACCTTTCGCAATAAATCTTTGGATGAAACTCACTTTAAGCCCCTAAAGATCCGCCAGCGAGTAATGCTGGAACAAGTGCCAAGCGGTACTGGCCCAGTTAATCCCTCAATTTGGCGTTTTGAAGGCATTATCTTTTCACATACGATTGAAGTGGATTCGGGACGTTTGGAGCTGTTTCGCTGTGCGGTACTCGCTGCTGAAGTACATAGTACTGATTTACAAACACCGGTTCTGACGGCCGATGATTGCTTGTTTAAACGTGTACAAGCAGCGAAGGGCTTAATCAGAATGCAATATAGCACTGTATTGACGACCACTATTGCAGAAAACCTTCAAGCCAGCGCTTGTATTTTTAGTGGTCTGATTCGCAGACATCATGATCCTGATAGTTTACCTGGAGAAGGCTGTGTGCGTTATTCAACTGTCCTTGCGGAGCAATCTTGTGGGGCACTCCGGTTTTATCAACATCATAAATTATCAGCTGTTTTTTATTCCAATGACTATGGTCAGCCCGGCTGTGCCGTGCTTCACCCTGCTACACGAGATGAAATTGCGATGGGCGCAGAAGATGGTAGTGAAATGGGTGCTTATCATCATCTTCATCTGATGGCGCGTCAACAAGCAGTGATAAAAAAATTAGCTGATTTTATACCGGTAGGAATGACACCCGTCATTATTCCTGATGCTTCGCTACATGATTTACCGGGATAA
- a CDS encoding DUF6519 domain-containing protein, giving the protein MKTQISRIRKNTQKNYSSISHQQGRMLTDSDLTEQALLSRDRLNQVLYDVIGSGTPRHNALLQLNDESGEPVPELHWGNNGGRVYVDGIAADVRPSDSATETDSFQYEHQLYYPMGDNASLLPIETPYRLYLDVWGRSITWLEDEDLRDPGLHGADTTTRTQTLAQVKWCRADIDPLCVELNPAIGNCRLKLILRSLSSSSDLCDPCANELELNDAVGNYLFRVEVHDVHYDENDQADALVLKWSSENGAEAYKTADVPPDFSNNQYVYEFFDDISEKHLGVHLARDTDNKRFIDGKRADLQENFSATSSASKVFVRRWDGWCKIEKITTDNWQVTAGIEGNIDLTSGVGTGIPGHVTKPINKGVDIFV; this is encoded by the coding sequence ATGAAAACCCAAATCTCGCGTATTAGGAAAAATACGCAAAAAAATTATTCATCTATAAGTCATCAGCAAGGAAGAATGCTGACGGATTCTGATTTGACAGAACAAGCCTTATTATCCAGAGATCGCCTGAATCAGGTTTTATATGATGTCATTGGTAGTGGTACGCCACGACATAATGCTTTATTACAACTGAACGATGAATCGGGAGAACCAGTGCCCGAATTGCATTGGGGCAATAATGGTGGACGTGTTTATGTGGATGGTATTGCTGCGGATGTTCGTCCGAGTGATTCGGCAACAGAAACTGATAGTTTTCAATATGAACATCAGCTTTATTATCCCATGGGTGACAATGCGTCCCTATTACCGATAGAAACACCCTATAGACTATACCTTGATGTTTGGGGTCGCAGTATTACCTGGCTGGAAGATGAAGACTTGCGTGATCCGGGTTTGCATGGCGCAGATACAACGACGCGTACCCAAACACTGGCTCAGGTAAAATGGTGTCGTGCTGATATTGATCCCTTGTGTGTAGAACTGAATCCGGCAATAGGTAATTGCAGACTTAAACTCATACTACGTAGCTTATCCAGTAGTAGCGATCTCTGTGACCCCTGTGCGAATGAGCTAGAATTGAACGATGCAGTGGGTAATTATCTGTTTCGGGTTGAAGTGCATGATGTGCATTATGATGAAAATGATCAAGCAGATGCACTGGTGCTGAAATGGTCCTCAGAAAATGGGGCAGAAGCTTATAAAACCGCTGATGTACCGCCTGACTTTTCTAATAATCAATATGTCTATGAATTTTTTGATGACATCAGTGAAAAACACTTAGGTGTTCATTTAGCGCGTGATACAGACAATAAACGCTTCATTGATGGCAAACGCGCAGATTTACAAGAAAATTTTTCTGCTACTTCATCGGCGTCAAAGGTCTTTGTTCGACGCTGGGATGGCTGGTGTAAAATTGAAAAAATAACGACGGATAACTGGCAAGTGACGGCGGGTATAGAAGGCAATATCGATCTAACATCTGGAGTCGGCACAGGAATCCCCGGACATGTGACCAAGCCGATAAACAAAGGTGTTGATATTTTTGTATAA
- a CDS encoding Eco57I restriction-modification methylase domain-containing protein, with translation MPSELAFDRSRLDSVFLLMDNLVSKSTQWRETEKKLIQKKLITSNEMKEWRSPLKHTYEKILDLHERNWNGIWFRIVRNFFWSAIAGKFDVVVGNPPWVRWSKLPELYRERIKPTCDHYGIFSKTKFHGGNELDISGMITYTVADKWLKDEDGILAFVITQTHFQSPSSAGFRSFYIGNNQIIQPVGIDDLKALKPFPDAANKTAIFIAKNAKVTQ, from the coding sequence TTGCCTTCAGAATTGGCTTTTGATAGAAGTCGTTTAGATTCCGTATTTTTACTAATGGATAATTTAGTTTCAAAAAGTACTCAGTGGCGTGAGACAGAAAAAAAATTAATACAAAAAAAATTAATTACATCCAATGAAATGAAAGAATGGAGATCACCACTCAAGCATACTTATGAAAAAATTCTGGATTTACATGAAAGAAACTGGAATGGTATCTGGTTTCGTATAGTGCGTAATTTCTTCTGGTCTGCTATTGCAGGAAAGTTTGATGTGGTTGTTGGTAATCCACCTTGGGTCAGATGGTCAAAATTACCCGAATTATACCGTGAACGTATAAAGCCAACCTGTGATCATTATGGAATTTTCTCAAAAACAAAATTTCATGGTGGAAATGAACTTGATATATCAGGAATGATCACCTATACCGTTGCAGATAAATGGCTCAAAGATGAAGACGGAATTTTAGCATTTGTTATCACGCAAACTCATTTTCAATCACCATCTTCAGCAGGTTTTCGATCATTTTATATCGGAAATAATCAGATCATTCAACCTGTAGGGATTGATGATCTAAAAGCTTTAAAGCCATTTCCTGATGCAGCCAATAAAACAGCTATTTTTATTGCTAAAAATGCAAAGGTAACACAATAA
- a CDS encoding transposase, which yields MSTKRKTFNNKFKAKVAIEALKGQKTVAEIASEFEVHTTQVNSWKKQMLDGAADTFSKKLENKDAEHEKEKRTPVQPNRSTKSRG from the coding sequence ATGAGCACAAAAAGAAAAACATTCAACAACAAATTTAAAGCAAAAGTAGCCATTGAGGCTTTGAAAGGTCAAAAAACAGTCGCAGAAATTGCGTCAGAATTTGAAGTGCACACCACCCAGGTCAATAGCTGGAAAAAGCAGATGCTTGATGGTGCAGCCGATACTTTTTCAAAAAAATTAGAGAATAAAGATGCTGAACATGAAAAGGAAAAAAGAACACCTGTACAGCCAAATAGGTCAACTAAAAGTAGAGGCTGA
- a CDS encoding IS3 family transposase — protein MEKEHPQLSIKKQCELIGLNRSSYYYQPKKPLQNKDLTLMNLIDELYIKHPFYGSRQIRNALRLKCYKINRKKFNGLCGSWDWFQWHQNPIPASLCKVNNLYPYLLKGIDINRNNQVWCTDITYLRMPHGFVYLSAVMDWSSRFVLSWEVSTSMEESFCISSLETALRRYGKPEIFNTDQGAQYTSRAFTGVLKANDIKNQHGRQRQSNG, from the coding sequence ATAGAAAAAGAGCACCCTCAGTTGAGCATCAAAAAACAATGTGAGCTTATCGGCCTGAACCGTTCAAGCTATTACTATCAACCTAAAAAGCCTCTGCAAAATAAAGATTTAACATTAATGAATTTGATTGATGAGTTGTACATAAAACATCCATTCTATGGCAGTCGTCAAATTCGTAATGCATTAAGATTGAAATGTTATAAAATTAATCGTAAAAAGTTCAACGGCTTATGCGGATCATGGGATTGGTTTCAGTGGCACCAAAACCCAATACCAGCAAGCCTTTGCAAAGTAAATAACCTCTATCCATATTTGCTCAAAGGAATTGATATTAATAGGAATAACCAGGTTTGGTGCACAGATATCACGTATTTACGGATGCCACATGGATTTGTCTACCTAAGTGCTGTTATGGACTGGAGTAGCCGTTTTGTGCTGTCCTGGGAAGTGTCAACCAGCATGGAAGAAAGCTTTTGTATCAGTAGTCTGGAAACAGCACTGCGACGATATGGAAAGCCAGAAATCTTCAATACGGATCAAGGTGCTCAATATACTAGCAGAGCATTTACAGGTGTTCTAAAGGCCAATGATATAAAAAATCAGCATGGACGGCAAAGGCAGAGCAATGGATAA
- a CDS encoding integrase core domain-containing protein has translation MDNIMIERLWRSVKYEEIYLKDYQSIDELKSSLKEYFEFYNHERPHSTHGGKTPAEIYGVMKEVVPDLKRAA, from the coding sequence ATGGATAACATTATGATTGAACGACTCTGGCGAAGTGTAAAATATGAGGAAATTTACCTCAAGGATTACCAAAGTATTGATGAGCTAAAGAGCTCATTAAAGGAATATTTTGAGTTTTACAACCATGAACGACCACACAGTACACACGGTGGAAAAACGCCTGCAGAGATCTATGGCGTGATGAAAGAAGTTGTTCCAGACTTAAAACGGGCAGCATGA